The following proteins are co-located in the Flectobacillus major DSM 103 genome:
- the rsmA gene encoding 16S rRNA (adenine(1518)-N(6)/adenine(1519)-N(6))-dimethyltransferase RsmA encodes MEKVRAKKNLGQHFLRDLSAAQRIVELMSCHGGYNQVLEIGPGMGVLTQYLLQHTEYETSVVELDRESVEYLKVHYPSLTPRIHSADFLHINLRELMGGQIFGIVGNFPYNISSQIFFKVLENKELIPEIVGMLQKEVAVRIASKPGNKDYGILSVLLQAFYDIEYSFSLGPGAFDPPPKVNSGVIRLKRNNVTDLGCDEKKFFAVVKMGFNQRRKTLRNALRAMQIAEHPLLSKRAEQLGVAEFVELTNMIGTKVIEIKDEPATSEDEE; translated from the coding sequence TTGGAGAAGGTAAGAGCAAAAAAAAACTTAGGTCAGCATTTCTTGCGTGACTTATCGGCAGCACAGCGAATTGTAGAGCTGATGTCTTGTCATGGTGGTTACAACCAAGTCCTAGAGATTGGCCCTGGTATGGGCGTTTTAACTCAATATTTGTTGCAACATACCGAATACGAAACATCGGTGGTAGAACTCGACCGTGAGTCGGTCGAATACCTCAAAGTACATTACCCAAGCCTCACTCCTCGTATTCATTCGGCAGACTTTCTGCATATCAACCTCCGTGAACTAATGGGCGGGCAGATATTTGGCATTGTGGGTAACTTTCCGTATAATATTTCATCTCAAATATTTTTTAAAGTACTCGAAAACAAAGAGTTAATCCCTGAAATAGTGGGAATGCTCCAAAAAGAAGTAGCCGTGCGTATTGCCTCAAAACCAGGCAATAAAGATTATGGTATTTTGAGTGTTTTGCTACAGGCATTTTATGATATTGAATATAGTTTCTCGCTTGGGCCTGGGGCTTTTGACCCACCTCCAAAAGTAAATTCGGGTGTAATTCGCTTAAAAAGAAATAATGTTACCGATTTGGGTTGCGACGAAAAGAAGTTTTTTGCAGTGGTAAAAATGGGCTTTAATCAACGTCGCAAAACCTTGAGAAATGCCCTCAGGGCTATGCAAATTGCCGAACATCCATTGCTCAGTAAAAGAGCCGAACAATTGGGCGTTGCCGAGTTTGTTGAATTAACTAATATGATTGGTACAAAGGTTATTGAAATAAAAGACGAACCCGCTACTTCTGAAGACGAAGAATAA
- a CDS encoding PAS domain S-box protein → MRWSHKTKEELILEIRHLKKELNVLESNEKATTTANTIQDLRKTVESLNLFGMILEEDGTIIFCNSYAIKLLGWTSEELVGENFFEFLVPEQEKDARIVAFSTAMENGGIFDQKERTMVAKNGQLRHVELNSVIFNDFDDAKYLTIIGEDITERKKVAEALSRSNSQLQDLVNNTSDLIQIISISGRFLYVNKSWQEKMGYESDELASLNLRDVLHPDFAEETLKKFERIKNGEKIADFETVFRRKDGRRLYLSGSVNCRFEGEKATAFRCIFHNSTAKVRAERASKLYASIAQAAINSTDLDDLYSNIHKELGEVIDVKNFFIAQYDPQQSYLYFPYYVDEYFDSRVHFTKRKLGNGLTEYAIAANRPLMLYDEQIEELGRSKQIYLYGVVPKVMLCVPLKIGDRTTGIIGVKSYERQNKYEQRDLELLDFISGQVALAIARKQAEDALARETARLNAIFEGSSHLMWSVNRKMLLTSFNQEYSRLLENRIKVRPQLTFSTEKLGFQMVKRDDRKILEEKYKDAFRGEKQHFEIQLETMEGDEKWVEIYLNPILLTNGVIEEVSGIGRDITDLKKYQEDIVKAKDEAERSLKVKERFLANMSHEIRTPMNGVIGMIDLLNDTQLDTEQKDYVLTIKKSSETLLHILNDILDLAKIEAGKMVLHEAPIVFKDVFDRLLALFSQIATNKGNRIHCNFGSDIPEFVIADETRLLQILSNLTSNALKFTENGIVDINVSLVKKRGKFNRIKVEVKDSGIGITEENLKMLFNAFQQVDNSTKKSFGGTGLGLAISKELCRLMKGDIGVASEWGHGSTFWFIIEIKQTDISPVSFKKAEEQFQVLNHFVDYHPHLLLVDDNATNRKVASEILRKSGCEVITADSGKKAIQLVEASAMDRPYDMIFMDIQMPEMDGLETTAYLRSLPMSLPPIIAMTAYAMKEDRDRFLAAGMNDYVAKPIRAEILVRKVQEWITLNKAKSLKTKVEAVKVPEPEPIKQVEEPLIEPIQTQECPTVSLISDFVISDIFPVIDTEIIKQLSDSVGGDMGFVASILEGFEEEAEEQIKNAIEGYYENNCKKVQGELHTLKGNSGTLGAARLHEITMHIEVKAKTCNFDYFESEMKILHDEFEKFKEAYRKLTT, encoded by the coding sequence ATGCGTTGGTCTCATAAAACGAAAGAAGAACTAATTTTAGAAATACGTCACTTAAAGAAAGAATTGAATGTACTGGAAAGTAACGAAAAAGCTACAACCACTGCCAATACAATTCAAGATTTAAGGAAAACCGTAGAAAGTCTCAATCTTTTTGGGATGATTTTAGAGGAAGATGGTACTATTATCTTCTGTAATTCGTATGCCATTAAATTGTTGGGATGGACTTCGGAAGAGCTCGTTGGCGAAAATTTTTTTGAGTTTCTTGTTCCTGAGCAAGAAAAGGATGCCCGTATAGTAGCCTTTAGTACCGCCATGGAAAATGGGGGTATTTTCGACCAAAAAGAGCGTACTATGGTAGCCAAAAATGGGCAACTTAGGCACGTAGAATTGAATTCTGTAATTTTCAATGATTTTGATGATGCCAAATATTTAACCATTATTGGCGAAGATATTACCGAACGCAAGAAAGTAGCCGAGGCTTTGTCTCGCTCCAATTCGCAGCTCCAAGATTTGGTTAATAATACTTCCGATTTAATTCAAATTATTAGTATTTCGGGTCGCTTTTTGTATGTCAATAAGTCTTGGCAAGAAAAAATGGGCTACGAGTCTGACGAGCTGGCTAGTTTGAATCTGCGAGATGTTTTGCACCCTGATTTTGCAGAAGAAACACTTAAAAAGTTTGAAAGAATCAAAAATGGCGAAAAAATCGCCGATTTTGAAACGGTTTTTAGACGAAAAGACGGCCGCCGCTTATACCTTTCGGGTTCGGTAAACTGCCGTTTTGAAGGCGAAAAAGCTACGGCTTTTCGTTGTATTTTCCACAATTCAACGGCCAAAGTACGTGCAGAAAGAGCCTCAAAGCTTTATGCAAGTATTGCACAAGCCGCTATCAACTCAACCGACCTCGACGATTTATATTCTAATATTCATAAGGAATTGGGCGAGGTAATCGATGTAAAAAACTTTTTTATTGCCCAGTACGACCCACAACAAAGCTACTTGTATTTTCCTTATTATGTAGATGAGTATTTTGATAGTAGGGTGCATTTTACCAAACGCAAACTAGGAAATGGCCTTACCGAGTACGCTATTGCAGCCAATCGCCCGCTGATGCTTTACGATGAGCAGATTGAAGAGCTAGGCCGAAGTAAGCAAATTTACTTGTACGGGGTTGTGCCTAAAGTGATGCTTTGTGTTCCTCTCAAAATTGGCGACCGCACTACAGGTATTATTGGGGTGAAGTCGTATGAACGCCAAAATAAGTACGAGCAACGTGACCTTGAATTACTTGACTTTATTTCGGGACAAGTGGCTTTGGCAATTGCCCGTAAGCAAGCCGAAGATGCTTTGGCTCGTGAAACCGCTCGTTTGAATGCTATTTTTGAAGGTAGCTCGCACTTGATGTGGTCGGTAAACCGCAAAATGTTGTTAACGTCTTTCAATCAAGAATATTCGAGGTTATTGGAAAACCGTATCAAGGTGCGTCCACAGTTGACTTTTAGTACCGAGAAGCTTGGTTTTCAAATGGTAAAACGAGATGACCGCAAAATCTTGGAAGAGAAATACAAAGATGCTTTTAGAGGCGAAAAACAGCATTTTGAAATACAACTCGAAACAATGGAAGGCGACGAAAAATGGGTAGAGATTTACCTAAACCCTATTTTGCTGACCAATGGCGTAATCGAGGAGGTTTCGGGTATTGGACGTGATATTACCGACCTCAAAAAATACCAAGAAGATATTGTAAAAGCCAAAGACGAAGCCGAACGCTCGTTGAAGGTAAAAGAACGTTTCTTGGCCAATATGAGCCACGAAATTAGAACGCCAATGAATGGAGTTATTGGGATGATTGACCTCCTGAACGATACCCAATTGGATACAGAACAGAAAGACTATGTGCTGACTATCAAAAAATCGTCGGAAACCCTTTTACATATCCTCAACGATATTTTGGACCTTGCCAAAATTGAAGCAGGGAAAATGGTGCTGCACGAAGCCCCAATTGTGTTTAAGGATGTATTCGACCGATTATTGGCTTTGTTTTCGCAAATCGCTACCAACAAAGGAAACCGTATTCACTGTAATTTTGGCTCGGATATTCCCGAGTTTGTTATTGCCGATGAAACCCGACTGCTACAAATTTTATCAAACTTAACTTCCAATGCCCTGAAATTTACCGAAAATGGTATCGTGGATATCAATGTAAGTTTGGTGAAAAAAAGAGGGAAATTCAATCGTATCAAGGTAGAAGTAAAAGACTCAGGAATAGGTATTACCGAAGAGAACCTCAAAATGCTATTCAATGCATTTCAACAAGTAGATAACTCTACCAAAAAGTCATTTGGGGGTACAGGGCTTGGGCTGGCTATTTCCAAAGAGCTTTGCCGTTTGATGAAAGGCGATATTGGCGTGGCATCAGAGTGGGGGCATGGTAGTACTTTCTGGTTTATTATCGAAATCAAGCAAACCGATATTAGTCCTGTTTCTTTCAAAAAAGCAGAAGAGCAGTTTCAGGTACTCAATCATTTTGTCGACTATCATCCGCATTTGTTGCTGGTAGACGACAACGCCACTAACCGCAAAGTAGCTAGCGAAATCTTGCGTAAATCGGGTTGTGAGGTTATTACAGCCGATAGCGGTAAAAAGGCTATACAGCTAGTAGAAGCCTCGGCTATGGATAGACCTTACGATATGATATTTATGGATATTCAGATGCCCGAAATGGATGGTTTAGAAACAACGGCTTACTTGCGAAGTCTGCCTATGTCTTTACCTCCCATTATAGCCATGACAGCCTATGCCATGAAAGAAGACCGTGACCGTTTCTTGGCTGCAGGCATGAATGATTATGTAGCCAAACCTATTCGAGCCGAAATATTGGTAAGAAAAGTACAAGAATGGATAACGCTCAATAAAGCCAAAAGCCTAAAAACCAAGGTTGAAGCGGTGAAAGTTCCAGAACCTGAACCCATAAAGCAGGTGGAAGAGCCTCTAATAGAGCCTATTCAAACACAAGAATGTCCAACGGTGTCATTGATTTCGGATTTTGTTATTTCTGATATTTTCCCAGTGATAGACACCGAGATTATTAAACAACTTTCAGATAGCGTTGGGGGAGATATGGGTTTTGTTGCTTCTATCTTGGAAGGGTTTGAAGAGGAAGCCGAAGAACAAATCAAAAATGCTATAGAAGGTTATTATGAAAATAATTGTAAAAAAGTACAAGGTGAGTTACATACCCTAAAAGGAAATTCAGGAACACTTGGAGCAGCACGATTGCACGAAATTACAATGCACATAGAAGTAAAAGCCAAGACCTGCAATTTTGATTATTTTGAGTCTGAGATGAAGATATTACATGATGAATTTGAGAAATTTAAAGAAGCATATCGAAAGTTAACAACTTAG
- the dtd gene encoding D-aminoacyl-tRNA deacylase — MVAVIQRVSEASVSIDQQLKGAIKQGFLVLLGITHNDTQEDLEWLSKKIVGMRVFSDDEGKMNLDITAIQGDILLVSQFTLHASTKKGNRPSFIEAARPDVAIPLYEAMIVQLQKDLGKPIQTGTFGADMQVSLINDGPVTIIIDSKNRI; from the coding sequence ATGGTAGCAGTAATACAACGTGTTTCGGAAGCCTCTGTGAGTATCGACCAACAGCTAAAAGGTGCTATCAAACAAGGCTTTTTAGTTTTGTTGGGTATTACCCACAACGATACCCAAGAAGATTTGGAGTGGCTTTCTAAAAAGATTGTGGGAATGCGTGTTTTTTCGGACGATGAAGGAAAAATGAACCTCGATATTACCGCTATTCAAGGCGATATTTTACTGGTTAGCCAGTTTACACTACATGCTTCTACCAAAAAGGGCAATAGGCCAAGTTTTATTGAAGCCGCCCGCCCCGATGTGGCTATTCCTTTGTACGAGGCAATGATTGTACAATTACAAAAAGATTTGGGAAAGCCTATCCAAACAGGTACATTCGGAGCCGACATGCAGGTATCTCTCATCAACGATGGCCCCGTAACCATTATTATCGACAGCAAAAACCGAATATAA
- a CDS encoding AI-2E family transporter, producing MKFQALSNTLLRQIALLSCIFVLGGLLVFHLNSFIPALLGAYTLNILLGNWVITMEKRWQLSRNVAIAIVMVGSFLTLLLPLYFVAQVLFDGHTLALDQYGAFFKTVKGFIEQLELKYNLNILDEKSLDKVASWLTQGATQVLNGTLNSITGIFLSYLMLYFMLKERELLEKTLLNITPLNLDNAKALLAELNKLVFSNAIGIPVIGIIQGATGLLIYLILGVPNAWLWFFVTCIVSMIPILGSALAYIPVSILLFANNEPIKGTIMLLYGFFVIGSVDNIFRIWLQNKLGDTHPLITLFGVIIGVQLWGFMGLIFGPILISMFLLLTKFYHQEFIVDPDSDEQ from the coding sequence ATGAAATTTCAAGCCCTTTCCAATACCTTACTTAGACAAATAGCCCTGCTTTCCTGTATTTTTGTGTTGGGGGGGCTTTTGGTTTTCCATCTCAATAGCTTTATTCCTGCCTTATTGGGAGCTTATACCCTCAATATTTTGCTAGGCAACTGGGTTATTACAATGGAAAAACGTTGGCAACTTTCGAGAAATGTGGCTATTGCTATTGTTATGGTAGGGTCGTTTCTTACCTTGCTATTGCCCTTGTATTTTGTGGCACAGGTTTTATTTGATGGCCATACGCTGGCTCTCGACCAATATGGAGCTTTTTTCAAAACGGTAAAAGGTTTTATTGAGCAATTGGAACTAAAATATAACCTCAATATCTTGGATGAAAAATCGTTAGACAAGGTTGCTAGCTGGCTCACCCAAGGGGCTACCCAAGTACTCAATGGTACTTTAAATAGCATTACGGGTATATTTTTAAGTTACCTGATGTTGTATTTTATGCTCAAAGAACGAGAGCTATTAGAAAAAACATTACTGAATATTACCCCTCTAAACCTTGACAATGCCAAGGCTCTTTTGGCAGAATTAAACAAGCTGGTATTTTCTAATGCCATCGGAATTCCAGTAATTGGGATTATTCAAGGGGCAACAGGGCTGTTGATATACCTGATTTTGGGAGTACCTAATGCTTGGTTATGGTTTTTTGTTACATGTATTGTTTCGATGATTCCTATTTTGGGGTCGGCGTTGGCTTATATACCCGTTTCGATTTTGTTATTTGCCAACAATGAGCCTATCAAAGGCACTATTATGCTCCTTTATGGGTTCTTTGTGATTGGGTCGGTCGATAATATTTTCAGGATTTGGCTACAAAATAAACTAGGCGATACCCACCCACTTATTACGTTGTTTGGGGTTATTATTGGCGTACAACTTTGGGGATTTATGGGCTTGATTTTTGGCCCTATTTTGATTTCAATGTTTTTGCTATTAACAAAATTCTATCATCAAGAGTTTATAGTAGACCCAGACAGTGACGAACAGTAA
- the mgtE gene encoding magnesium transporter: protein MPFELTKEYLEKIQAAISQQDDTFIKLEMEELFPADITSILYELDGDESRYLVTLLDTKLAAEIIVNLDPNDRKKFLKNFSSQEIAEYVNLLDSDDAVDMLNEQPVNIREEVIAFLKDREQARFIIDLMHYDEDCAGGLMQKELVKINVKQSVTECVEEIRRQAEDVENVYSVYVVDDDNTLLGRASLKKIILAKRGSKIADIYTEDIVSVKTTAKGEEVADIMQKYDLDAVPVVNIQGRLLGRITIDDVVDFITEQAQEDVQAMAGISEDVEEDDSVWMLVRSRLPWLLAGMTGSFMAAKIIGIFDGEVSNTPALAAFIPLIGSTGGNVGIQSSALIVQSLADKSGINTSLGDRLRKMLVVALMNGLIAATFAFLGTLVLEHENNISLVMSLSIFSIVMLASLMGTITPLVLNRFNINPAVASGPFITTTNDLLGYGVYFMIVYFLL from the coding sequence CTGCCTTTTGAGCTAACGAAAGAGTATTTAGAAAAGATACAGGCAGCAATTTCTCAACAAGATGATACTTTTATCAAACTTGAGATGGAAGAACTATTCCCGGCTGATATCACTTCTATTTTATATGAATTAGATGGCGATGAATCTCGCTATTTGGTAACACTTTTAGACACCAAATTGGCCGCCGAAATCATCGTAAACCTTGACCCCAACGACCGTAAAAAATTTCTCAAAAACTTTTCTTCACAAGAAATTGCGGAATATGTCAACCTCCTCGACTCGGACGATGCTGTGGATATGCTCAACGAGCAGCCCGTTAATATCCGTGAAGAAGTAATAGCTTTTTTAAAAGACCGCGAACAGGCTCGCTTTATTATCGACCTTATGCACTACGATGAAGATTGTGCAGGGGGCTTGATGCAAAAAGAGTTGGTAAAAATCAATGTAAAGCAAAGTGTTACTGAATGTGTAGAAGAAATTAGACGACAAGCCGAAGATGTTGAAAATGTGTATTCGGTATATGTGGTCGACGATGACAATACCTTATTGGGAAGGGCTTCTTTGAAGAAAATTATCTTGGCCAAAAGGGGGTCTAAAATTGCCGATATTTATACGGAAGATATTGTTTCGGTAAAAACTACCGCCAAAGGCGAAGAAGTAGCCGATATTATGCAGAAATATGACCTCGACGCTGTACCTGTGGTAAATATCCAAGGCCGCCTTTTGGGTCGTATTACTATCGACGACGTGGTGGATTTTATTACCGAACAAGCCCAAGAAGATGTCCAAGCTATGGCTGGTATTTCGGAAGATGTAGAAGAAGATGACTCTGTATGGATGTTGGTACGTTCACGCCTTCCTTGGCTTTTGGCGGGTATGACAGGTAGCTTTATGGCGGCCAAAATTATCGGTATTTTCGACGGTGAAGTATCTAATACTCCTGCATTGGCAGCATTTATTCCACTGATAGGCTCTACAGGGGGCAATGTCGGAATTCAATCTTCGGCTTTGATTGTTCAGAGTTTGGCCGACAAATCGGGGATTAATACCTCTTTGGGCGACCGCCTGCGGAAAATGCTAGTAGTGGCCTTAATGAACGGCTTGATTGCCGCTACATTTGCCTTTTTAGGAACATTGGTACTAGAACACGAAAACAATATTTCTTTAGTGATGTCCCTCTCGATTTTCTCGATTGTGATGCTGGCCTCGCTCATGGGAACTATTACGCCTTTGGTACTCAACCGCTTCAATATTAACCCTGCGGTAGCTTCTGGGCCATTTATTACCACTACCAACGACTTGCTGGGTTATGGTGTTTATTTTATGATTGTTTATTTTTTACTATAA